In the genome of Flavobacterium panacagri, one region contains:
- a CDS encoding cellulase family glycosylhydrolase — protein MKKVKLGLTVLLAGLVLLSCNNKKNTSKESKNETASVETREIWTKDQANKWYAEQPWLVGANYSPSTAINQLEMWQSDTFDPKRIDQELGWAENLGMNVMRVYLHDLLHEQDAEGLYKRMDQFLEIADKHHIKTLFVLFDSCWDPFPVLGKQRAPKPHTHNSGWVQAPGQKALQDKTQYPRLEKYVKETVAHFKDDKRILGWDVWNEPDNMTGPSYEKVEIKNKVDLILPLLKDVFAWARESNPSQPLTSGVWVGDWSDEAKMKPMHKMQIEQSDIVSFHNYDKPADFERVVKQLQRYGKPLICTEYMARPNGSTFEGFLPLARKYNVGMINWGFVDGKTQTKYAWDSWTKTYTAEPKLWFHDILHTDGTPYIKAETDLIKKMTTEANKVN, from the coding sequence ATGAAGAAAGTAAAATTGGGTCTGACAGTATTGTTGGCAGGATTAGTATTGCTAAGCTGTAACAACAAAAAGAATACTTCTAAAGAAAGTAAAAACGAAACCGCTTCGGTTGAAACAAGAGAAATCTGGACAAAAGATCAGGCCAATAAATGGTATGCAGAACAGCCTTGGTTAGTTGGGGCAAATTATTCTCCTAGCACAGCTATAAATCAGTTAGAGATGTGGCAGTCAGATACTTTTGATCCCAAAAGAATTGATCAGGAATTAGGCTGGGCAGAAAACTTAGGCATGAACGTTATGCGTGTCTATTTGCACGATTTATTACACGAGCAAGACGCAGAAGGTTTGTACAAACGCATGGATCAGTTTCTTGAAATTGCAGATAAACACCACATTAAAACACTTTTTGTGTTGTTTGATTCCTGCTGGGATCCGTTTCCAGTTTTAGGAAAACAGCGTGCTCCAAAACCACATACGCACAACTCAGGCTGGGTACAGGCTCCGGGACAAAAAGCGCTTCAGGATAAAACACAATATCCTCGTTTAGAAAAATATGTAAAAGAAACTGTAGCTCATTTTAAAGATGATAAAAGAATCTTAGGTTGGGATGTTTGGAACGAGCCGGATAATATGACAGGCCCTTCGTATGAAAAAGTAGAAATCAAAAACAAAGTCGATTTGATTCTGCCACTTTTAAAAGATGTTTTTGCTTGGGCGAGAGAAAGCAATCCATCACAGCCATTAACTTCAGGAGTTTGGGTTGGAGACTGGAGCGACGAAGCGAAAATGAAACCAATGCACAAAATGCAGATTGAGCAGTCGGATATTGTTTCTTTCCACAATTATGATAAACCAGCAGATTTTGAAAGAGTGGTAAAACAATTACAGCGCTACGGAAAACCATTGATTTGTACAGAATACATGGCAAGACCAAACGGAAGTACTTTCGAAGGATTTTTACCTCTTGCCAGAAAATACAATGTTGGTATGATCAACTGGGGATTTGTTGATGGAAAAACACAAACCAAATACGCTTGGGACAGTTGGACAAAAACATACACTGCTGAGCCAAAACTATGGTTTCATGATATATTACACACAGACGGAACGCCATATATCAAAGCCGAAACCGATTTGATTAAAAAGATGACGACAGAAGCGAATAAGGTTAATTAG
- a CDS encoding glycoside hydrolase family 2 protein — MKRKSIVFIALLSVLMVNAQWKPQGDKIKTKWAEQVDPNKTLPEYPRPIMERSQWKNLNGLWNYSIQEFGKATPSKYDGQILVPFATESSLSGVMKEVGAKNELWYETNFSIESGWNGKNILLHFGAVDWKTEVFVNDVKVGSHTGGYTPFSFDITPFIQKGKNQKLVVKVWDPSNDGPQPRGKQVKNPEGIWYTPVTGIWQTVWIEPVNAKHITALKTTPNIDQNTISIKAEVNGSEKGDVVEIAVFDNGKEIAKEKAVIGESNDIVLNSSKLWSPENPFLYQTKIRLISKNKVVDEVKSYFAMRKISSKRDENGILRMQLNNKDYFQYGPLDQGWWPDGLYTAPTDEALKYDIIKTKELGFNMIRKHVKVEPERWYTHCDQLGILVWQDMPSGDEQPIWQNRKYFDATELQRSAKSEEIYRKEWREIMDHLYSYPSIVVWVPFNEAWGQFKTVEITEWTKNHDSTRLINSASGGNHFQTGDILDLHNYPGPEMYLYDARRVTVLGEYGGIGLPLEGHLWRANDNWGYIKFKNAGEVTTEYIKYAEMLRKYVKTGFSAAVYTQTTDVEGEVNGFMTYDRKVDKMDFKAVNKINTEVINALN, encoded by the coding sequence ATGAAAAGAAAAAGTATCGTTTTTATCGCTTTATTATCTGTTTTGATGGTAAATGCGCAATGGAAACCTCAAGGCGACAAAATCAAGACCAAATGGGCAGAACAGGTGGATCCAAATAAAACATTGCCGGAATACCCCCGTCCGATTATGGAGCGTAGCCAATGGAAAAATCTGAATGGTTTATGGAATTACAGCATTCAAGAATTTGGAAAAGCCACGCCTTCAAAATATGATGGGCAAATTTTGGTTCCGTTTGCCACCGAATCAAGCTTGTCTGGAGTGATGAAAGAGGTGGGAGCTAAAAACGAACTTTGGTATGAAACCAATTTTTCAATTGAATCAGGATGGAATGGCAAAAACATTCTGTTGCATTTTGGTGCTGTAGATTGGAAAACAGAGGTTTTTGTGAATGATGTAAAAGTAGGATCGCATACGGGAGGTTATACGCCGTTTTCATTTGATATTACGCCATTCATTCAAAAAGGAAAAAATCAAAAATTGGTTGTAAAAGTTTGGGATCCATCCAATGACGGACCACAGCCAAGAGGTAAGCAAGTTAAAAATCCAGAAGGAATCTGGTACACACCTGTTACTGGAATCTGGCAGACGGTTTGGATTGAACCGGTAAACGCTAAACACATTACAGCTTTAAAAACTACTCCAAACATCGATCAAAACACCATCAGCATCAAAGCTGAGGTAAATGGATCAGAAAAGGGAGATGTGGTTGAAATAGCTGTTTTTGATAACGGAAAAGAAATCGCGAAAGAAAAAGCAGTAATTGGAGAAAGTAATGATATTGTCTTAAATTCTTCAAAATTATGGTCGCCAGAAAATCCGTTTTTGTATCAGACTAAAATTCGCTTAATCAGCAAAAATAAAGTGGTTGATGAGGTAAAGAGTTATTTTGCGATGCGTAAAATTTCTTCTAAAAGAGATGAAAACGGTATTTTGAGAATGCAGCTAAACAACAAAGATTATTTTCAATACGGACCTTTAGACCAAGGCTGGTGGCCAGATGGATTGTACACTGCTCCAACTGACGAAGCTTTGAAATACGACATCATAAAAACAAAAGAATTAGGTTTTAATATGATTCGTAAACACGTAAAAGTAGAGCCGGAACGCTGGTATACGCATTGTGATCAGCTGGGAATTCTGGTTTGGCAGGATATGCCAAGCGGGGACGAGCAGCCAATCTGGCAAAACAGAAAATATTTTGATGCAACAGAGTTGCAACGTTCTGCAAAGTCCGAAGAAATCTATAGAAAAGAATGGAGAGAGATTATGGATCATTTGTATTCTTATCCAAGTATTGTGGTTTGGGTTCCGTTTAACGAAGCCTGGGGACAATTTAAAACGGTTGAAATTACAGAATGGACAAAGAACCATGATTCAACCCGTTTGATTAATTCTGCTAGTGGAGGAAATCATTTTCAAACTGGCGATATTTTGGATTTGCATAATTACCCAGGGCCAGAAATGTATTTGTATGATGCAAGAAGAGTTACAGTGCTGGGAGAATACGGCGGAATCGGTTTGCCTCTCGAAGGACATCTTTGGAGAGCAAATGACAACTGGGGTTACATTAAATTTAAAAATGCAGGTGAAGTTACCACCGAATACATAAAGTACGCGGAAATGCTTCGAAAATACGTTAAAACGGGATTCTCTGCAGCGGTCTACACTCAAACAACCGATGTTGAAGGCGAAGTAAACGGTTTTATGACTTACGATCGAAAAGTTGACAAGATGGATTTTAAGGCGGTTAATAAGATTAATACGGAGGTTATTAATGCTTTGAATTAG
- a CDS encoding glycoside hydrolase family 43 protein, which yields MKKYLFLFLFTTISFAQQKTFTNPILPAGADPYSTYYKGYYYYTNTLGNKLVLWKTKDLSDIKNAESKVIWTPPKNTNYSAEIWAPEFHIINGKWYCYFAADNGDNNNHRMYVLENKSSDPFKGNFEFKGKIAAKTDKWAIDGNVFEHKKQLYMIWAGWEGDTNGQQNIYIAKMKNPLEIDGDRVMIAAPTYDWEIHGALHDDVNPPQVNVNEGPQFLERNGKIFIVFSASGCWTDFYALGLLAFNGGDNLLDPNAWKKSPEPIFKQSEKNKVYAPGHNSFFKSPDGKEDWILYHANSNPGEGCGNKRSPRMQKISWDANGYPVLGEPVSEETKLAIPSK from the coding sequence ATGAAAAAATACCTATTTCTTTTCCTGTTCACGACAATAAGTTTTGCGCAGCAAAAAACATTCACAAACCCAATACTGCCGGCAGGAGCAGATCCTTACAGCACGTATTACAAAGGTTATTATTACTATACCAACACCTTAGGAAATAAACTGGTTTTGTGGAAAACAAAAGACTTGTCGGATATTAAAAATGCTGAAAGTAAAGTAATCTGGACACCACCTAAAAACACTAATTATTCGGCAGAAATCTGGGCTCCGGAGTTTCATATCATTAACGGGAAATGGTATTGTTATTTCGCTGCAGATAACGGCGATAACAACAATCACAGAATGTATGTTTTGGAGAATAAATCCTCAGATCCGTTTAAAGGGAATTTTGAATTTAAAGGCAAAATCGCAGCTAAAACCGATAAGTGGGCAATTGACGGAAATGTGTTTGAACATAAAAAACAATTGTACATGATTTGGGCAGGCTGGGAAGGAGATACCAACGGTCAGCAGAATATTTATATCGCTAAAATGAAGAACCCTTTAGAAATTGATGGTGACAGGGTTATGATTGCTGCACCAACTTACGACTGGGAAATACATGGTGCCTTGCACGACGATGTGAATCCGCCACAGGTAAATGTGAATGAAGGGCCCCAGTTTTTGGAAAGAAACGGTAAAATTTTCATTGTGTTTTCGGCAAGCGGCTGCTGGACCGATTTCTATGCTTTGGGATTGTTGGCTTTTAATGGTGGAGATAATCTGCTTGATCCAAATGCTTGGAAAAAATCTCCTGAACCTATCTTCAAACAATCGGAAAAAAATAAAGTTTATGCGCCGGGGCATAATTCATTCTTTAAATCTCCAGACGGAAAGGAAGACTGGATTTTATACCACGCCAATTCCAATCCAGGAGAGGGATGTGGAAATAAGAGATCGCCAAGGATGCAGAAAATAAGCTGGGATGCTAATGGATATCCAGTTTTAGGTGAGCCAGTGAGTGAAGAAACCAAGCTCGCAATTCCGTCAAAATAA
- a CDS encoding RagB/SusD family nutrient uptake outer membrane protein: MKKIIILTAAFLGLVFTACENELDLNSPNDITVDQYWKTESDAQAGVNSIYAMFYKDGLWARWMYFRLDLTSDEGYSVSPWTELADWTRFNYINYNFWEGNAVTWRDSYKAIFRCNQVLANVPNITFQNEDDKKKIIAQAKFFRALHYYYLAVIWEDVPLVLDPSTPADLPQQKKVDEIWAQIEKDLNESFDDLPAKWGADQTGRPDKGAAKAFLAKLYMQQRKWSDAKTALEYLITGPGARYSLVANYRDNFTDVNENNSESVFEIQFGDQRKGGTDEAQNAAVSSNRCQFFAPRGIGWSDGQARFWLVNAFKEEKNKDGNLDIRLRWTLYYPDLLADFGDKTYNRNWEWNNNEAWFRKGSRDYYRDNEDYYSQVNYRLVRYGDILLRYAEVLNELGSTAEAYQYVDQVRARVNMNPLATAHPEIGNDHDKFLERLKMERVLELCGESVRWEDLKRWGDLNTQAAVDKIALRDSDFKNFKVGKNHRMPIPQSDVDNNPNLEQNSGY, translated from the coding sequence ATGAAAAAAATAATTATACTAACCGCAGCTTTTCTAGGTCTTGTTTTTACTGCTTGTGAAAACGAACTAGACCTGAACAGCCCTAATGATATAACAGTTGACCAATATTGGAAAACTGAAAGTGATGCACAAGCTGGTGTAAACTCTATTTATGCCATGTTTTACAAAGATGGTCTTTGGGCAAGATGGATGTATTTCCGTTTAGATTTGACTTCTGATGAAGGTTATAGTGTGAGTCCGTGGACGGAATTGGCAGATTGGACGAGGTTCAATTACATCAATTATAATTTTTGGGAAGGAAATGCGGTAACATGGAGAGACAGCTATAAAGCGATTTTTAGATGCAACCAAGTTTTAGCGAATGTTCCAAATATCACTTTCCAAAATGAAGATGATAAAAAGAAGATTATTGCTCAGGCTAAGTTTTTCAGAGCATTGCATTACTATTATTTAGCCGTGATTTGGGAAGATGTTCCATTGGTTTTAGATCCGTCTACACCAGCAGATTTGCCACAACAAAAAAAGGTGGATGAAATCTGGGCTCAGATTGAAAAAGATTTGAATGAATCTTTTGATGATCTGCCAGCGAAATGGGGAGCAGATCAGACAGGAAGACCTGATAAAGGAGCTGCAAAAGCATTTTTAGCAAAATTATACATGCAGCAAAGAAAATGGTCTGATGCGAAAACAGCTCTTGAATATTTAATAACAGGCCCTGGAGCAAGATACAGTTTGGTGGCGAACTACAGAGATAATTTTACAGACGTAAATGAAAACAACAGTGAATCTGTTTTTGAAATCCAGTTTGGAGACCAAAGAAAAGGAGGAACTGACGAAGCACAAAATGCAGCAGTTTCCAGTAACCGTTGTCAGTTTTTTGCGCCAAGAGGAATTGGATGGTCTGATGGACAAGCTCGTTTTTGGTTAGTGAATGCTTTCAAAGAAGAAAAAAACAAAGACGGCAATTTGGATATTCGTTTGAGATGGACTTTATATTATCCTGATTTATTGGCTGATTTTGGAGACAAAACCTATAACAGAAACTGGGAATGGAATAATAATGAAGCCTGGTTCAGAAAAGGAAGCCGTGATTATTATAGAGATAATGAAGACTACTACAGCCAGGTAAACTACAGATTGGTTCGTTACGGTGATATTTTATTGCGCTATGCCGAAGTTTTAAACGAATTAGGAAGTACTGCCGAAGCTTATCAATATGTTGATCAGGTAAGAGCTCGTGTAAATATGAATCCTTTAGCAACAGCGCATCCTGAAATTGGAAACGACCATGACAAGTTCCTAGAGCGTTTGAAAATGGAAAGAGTTTTAGAATTATGTGGAGAAAGTGTTCGCTGGGAAGATCTAAAACGTTGGGGAGATTTAAATACTCAGGCTGCTGTTGATAAAATTGCGCTTCGTGATTCAGATTTTAAAAACTTCAAAGTGGGGAAAAATCACAGAATGCCAATTCCGCAAAGCGATGTAGATAATAATCCAAATCTGGAGCAAAACTCAGGATATTAA
- a CDS encoding glycoside hydrolase family 43 protein → MIMKKYFSLFALFCVFFCCSQEKETGKKTAQKESPILLADPTIFFDNGVYYLYGTTTGETPLNGEGFMVYTSTDLKKWNGPAGAKNGLALKKGDAFGTKGFWAPQVFKHENKFYMIYTADENIAIASSENPIGPFKSDSKAPMFNLGNQIDPFVFVDENGGKYLYYVRLTNGNRIFVAELKDDLSGIKEETLKECISGILPWENTQNVSWPVTEGPTVLKHNDLYYMIYSANDFRNPDYAVGYATAKSPYGPWVKATDSPIISKKEVGINGAGHGDVFYDKKGKMKYVLHTHFSDSGVSPRKAGIIDIDFEGTKIKANAKSFVLLNE, encoded by the coding sequence ATGATTATGAAAAAATATTTTAGCTTATTTGCACTATTTTGTGTCTTTTTTTGCTGTTCTCAAGAGAAAGAAACGGGCAAAAAAACGGCTCAAAAAGAATCTCCGATTTTGTTGGCTGATCCGACTATTTTTTTTGATAATGGAGTTTATTATTTGTATGGAACTACAACTGGAGAAACGCCGCTAAATGGAGAAGGTTTTATGGTGTACACTTCAACCGATCTTAAAAAATGGAATGGCCCTGCTGGTGCAAAAAATGGTTTAGCGCTTAAAAAAGGAGATGCTTTTGGAACAAAAGGTTTTTGGGCACCGCAGGTTTTTAAACACGAAAACAAATTCTACATGATTTATACCGCTGATGAGAATATTGCCATCGCAAGCAGTGAAAATCCAATCGGGCCATTTAAAAGCGATTCTAAGGCTCCAATGTTTAATTTGGGGAATCAGATCGATCCGTTTGTTTTTGTTGATGAAAACGGCGGAAAATACCTTTATTATGTACGTTTGACCAATGGCAACCGAATTTTTGTTGCAGAATTGAAAGATGATCTTTCGGGAATCAAAGAAGAAACGCTGAAAGAATGTATTTCAGGAATTCTGCCATGGGAAAATACGCAGAATGTTTCTTGGCCAGTTACAGAAGGCCCAACAGTGCTAAAACATAACGATTTGTATTATATGATTTATTCTGCCAATGATTTTAGAAACCCAGATTATGCAGTAGGTTATGCAACGGCTAAAAGTCCTTACGGCCCTTGGGTGAAAGCAACAGATAGTCCAATCATTAGTAAGAAAGAAGTTGGAATTAATGGAGCTGGTCATGGTGATGTTTTTTATGATAAGAAAGGAAAAATGAAATATGTGCTGCATACTCATTTTAGCGATAGCGGTGTTTCGCCAAGGAAAGCAGGAATTATTGATATTGATTTTGAAGGAACTAAAATCAAAGCAAACGCTAAAAGTTTTGTTTTACTGAACGAATAA
- a CDS encoding SusC/RagA family TonB-linked outer membrane protein translates to MKTKLTHFLTKRYYLLVFFSLLLQSAFAQQITVTGKVTAASGEAIPFANVLIKGTQNGAATDFDGSFKIAVGGNQTLVFSSQGYKTTEIAVNNRTSINIALEEDAMKLNEIVVVGYGSQQKKDLTGAVSLVKPEEIQKRQVTTVADGLQGLVTGVKVRGGGRPGQEANVEIRGLKNLQNTNPLYVIDGLVTTGNRDFNPNDIESIQVLKDASAAAIYGSRAANGVIIITTKKGKKGPLQVEVSAKSSFQIMPRYNLMGTEEFAKWNNMAYDNAKADSGGNTIYDRQNLNMAVNTDWQDATFRTGMIQDYNASFSGGNENSTFFMSANYFGNEGTVIGTDFDRISFRVNSSGTKGIFSIGENLAISNSKTDEMSGNPIIDVYRMTPTIPLYDASNPGGYGYGKQGVADTFGTNPLAIADFANTTNENFRIRGNIWSELKFAPWLKYRFNFGYETSFDSYKFMRKVGNWTLNQPVDPSQTDQNKGRSQTTLFENTLTFKKEFGKHDLTVLVGQTFQKDKYDQIYGTKRNLPMNSGTGQYYEVLNQGDSPVVGGFINEAALASYLGRIEYNYDNRYLLNAVLRRDGSSRFSDENKWGNFPSVSAGWRVSNESFFKSEFIKDLKLRASYGELGSGNIGYYEYKSFVNNFGAIVLGNDQNLFSSAAQVKLSNSQLRWEKLKQTNFGLDLAVLNNDLRFTADYFIARTQDVLFGFPILLTTGNDGGNPISNAATVENKGLELELAYNKKINEFSFNASINFTKVNNKLVSLGNGQNENISGNTITRAGNPVGMWYVLQTDGLFQNQQEIDNYKNANGQVIMPNAVPGDIRFKDVNGDGQITSTDKAIVGSPWPEFEMGLNAGAEYKGFDFSMNWIASHGATVYNGFRSVVDRFDDNSNYRAGIQPWTPENPNTDFPRVTKGSTLNSRGDSDRFLENGDFIRLKYIGFGYNLPQSVLKNSGISRARLTLSAQNILTITKYKGLDPEFTNSNIFERGVDNGAFPNLKTYSLGVDFSF, encoded by the coding sequence ATGAAAACAAAGCTCACTCACTTTTTAACGAAGAGATATTACCTCTTAGTTTTCTTTAGTTTATTACTGCAGTCCGCTTTTGCCCAACAGATCACGGTTACGGGAAAAGTCACAGCCGCTTCGGGAGAAGCAATTCCTTTTGCGAATGTTTTAATAAAAGGAACACAAAATGGTGCCGCTACAGATTTTGACGGAAGCTTCAAAATTGCAGTCGGCGGGAATCAAACATTAGTTTTCAGCTCACAAGGCTACAAAACGACAGAAATTGCAGTTAACAATAGAACTTCAATCAATATTGCTTTAGAAGAAGATGCCATGAAACTCAACGAAATTGTTGTGGTAGGTTATGGATCGCAGCAAAAGAAAGACCTTACCGGAGCTGTTTCTTTAGTGAAACCAGAAGAAATTCAAAAACGTCAAGTTACTACAGTGGCAGACGGATTGCAAGGTCTAGTTACGGGAGTTAAAGTTCGCGGTGGCGGACGTCCTGGGCAGGAAGCGAATGTAGAGATTCGTGGTCTTAAAAATCTTCAAAATACAAATCCTTTGTATGTAATTGATGGTTTAGTAACCACAGGGAATAGAGATTTTAACCCAAATGATATCGAAAGTATTCAGGTTTTAAAAGATGCTTCGGCAGCCGCTATCTACGGTTCAAGAGCGGCAAATGGAGTAATCATTATTACTACTAAAAAAGGAAAAAAAGGCCCGTTGCAAGTTGAAGTTTCGGCAAAAAGCAGTTTTCAAATCATGCCACGCTACAATTTGATGGGAACTGAAGAATTTGCCAAATGGAATAATATGGCCTATGATAATGCTAAAGCAGATAGTGGCGGAAATACTATATACGATAGGCAAAATCTTAACATGGCAGTAAATACGGATTGGCAGGATGCTACATTCAGAACTGGAATGATTCAGGACTATAATGCTAGTTTTTCTGGAGGAAACGAAAATTCTACGTTTTTTATGTCCGCAAATTATTTTGGAAATGAAGGAACGGTTATTGGAACTGATTTTGATAGAATTTCATTCCGCGTCAACTCAAGTGGTACAAAAGGAATTTTCAGTATTGGAGAAAACTTGGCTATCAGTAATTCTAAAACAGATGAAATGTCTGGGAATCCAATTATTGATGTGTATAGAATGACACCAACAATTCCGCTTTATGATGCTTCAAATCCAGGAGGATATGGGTACGGAAAACAAGGCGTTGCAGATACTTTTGGTACAAACCCTCTAGCAATTGCTGATTTCGCGAATACTACAAATGAAAATTTCAGAATTAGAGGAAACATCTGGTCTGAATTAAAATTTGCTCCTTGGCTGAAATATCGCTTCAACTTTGGCTACGAAACCAGTTTTGACTCTTATAAATTCATGAGAAAAGTAGGAAACTGGACTTTAAACCAACCGGTAGATCCATCTCAGACAGATCAAAACAAAGGAAGATCCCAGACTACGTTGTTCGAAAATACTTTGACTTTTAAAAAAGAATTTGGTAAACATGATCTAACGGTTTTGGTGGGTCAGACTTTTCAAAAAGACAAATACGATCAGATTTATGGAACAAAGAGAAATCTGCCAATGAATTCGGGTACTGGACAGTATTATGAAGTTTTAAATCAGGGAGATTCGCCGGTAGTTGGTGGTTTTATTAATGAAGCAGCACTTGCATCATATCTGGGAAGAATTGAATACAATTATGACAATCGTTATTTATTGAATGCTGTTTTAAGACGTGATGGATCATCAAGGTTCAGTGATGAAAACAAATGGGGTAATTTTCCTTCTGTTTCTGCAGGATGGAGAGTAAGCAATGAATCTTTCTTTAAATCTGAATTTATTAAAGATTTGAAGTTACGAGCGAGTTATGGAGAATTAGGTTCTGGTAATATTGGCTACTACGAATACAAAAGCTTTGTGAATAATTTTGGAGCCATTGTGTTAGGTAATGATCAGAATTTGTTTTCTTCTGCTGCTCAGGTCAAATTGTCGAATTCACAATTGCGTTGGGAAAAATTAAAGCAAACCAATTTCGGATTAGATTTAGCGGTTTTAAATAATGATTTACGTTTTACGGCAGATTATTTTATTGCCCGTACACAAGATGTATTGTTTGGTTTCCCGATTTTATTGACTACTGGAAATGATGGCGGAAATCCAATTTCAAATGCTGCAACTGTAGAAAATAAAGGTCTTGAATTGGAATTGGCTTATAACAAAAAAATCAACGAATTCTCTTTTAATGCTTCTATCAACTTTACAAAAGTAAATAACAAGCTGGTTTCGTTAGGAAATGGTCAAAATGAAAACATTTCTGGAAACACCATCACAAGAGCAGGTAATCCAGTTGGAATGTGGTATGTGCTGCAGACCGATGGATTGTTTCAAAACCAACAGGAAATTGACAACTACAAAAATGCAAATGGTCAGGTAATTATGCCAAATGCTGTTCCTGGAGACATTCGTTTTAAAGATGTTAATGGAGACGGACAAATTACCAGTACAGATAAAGCTATTGTGGGAAGTCCTTGGCCGGAATTTGAAATGGGTTTAAATGCAGGAGCAGAATACAAAGGTTTTGACTTTTCGATGAACTGGATTGCTTCTCACGGAGCAACTGTTTATAATGGATTTAGAAGTGTTGTCGATAGATTTGATGACAACAGTAACTACAGAGCTGGTATTCAGCCTTGGACACCAGAAAATCCTAATACCGATTTTCCTAGAGTAACAAAAGGGTCTACTTTGAATTCAAGAGGAGACAGTGATCGTTTCTTAGAAAATGGAGATTTTATCAGATTGAAATATATTGGATTTGGATATAATCTGCCTCAAAGTGTTTTAAAGAATTCAGGTATTTCAAGAGCGAGATTGACATTATCAGCGCAAAACATTCTTACCATCACAAAATATAAAGGTTTAGATCCTGAATTTACAAATAGTAATATTTTCGAAAGAGGTGTAGATAATGGCGCTTTCCCAAATCTTAAAACGTATTCACTTGGTGTTGATTTTAGCTTTTAA
- a CDS encoding glycoside hydrolase family 43 protein: MKTHTIKQFFFLAVIFASFSTKAQQPDPPGQVKGNEKPKNEAYLFAHMTHNDYGRLYYSVSLDGLHWENLNNGKRVFEEYKGHPDICKGADGKYYIAGNTGDDAKSINIWISDDLITWKKHSDYTPDLKSTPDYSNALQRIGAPKLYYDKDSQKFIMTWHTPHLEGTKEDGERYWASQRTLYVLSKDLKTFEGTPKRLFDWDMGTIDVFIRKVGDSYYAVIKDETYPTLYWTTGKTIRIAKSKNLLGPYSLPQQSISPNFREAPMLIPSPDDKIWYMYYEQYPGVSYGLSITDNLNGPWFQASGYTFFSDWDKYSLPEKVRHGCMITISKKEYDSLVKKFGKKN, from the coding sequence ATGAAAACACACACAATAAAACAATTCTTTTTTCTAGCGGTGATTTTTGCCAGCTTTTCAACGAAAGCACAACAGCCAGACCCGCCGGGACAGGTAAAAGGAAATGAAAAGCCAAAAAATGAAGCCTATCTGTTTGCGCACATGACGCATAACGATTACGGAAGATTGTATTATTCCGTAAGTTTGGATGGATTACATTGGGAAAATCTAAATAATGGGAAACGCGTTTTTGAAGAATACAAAGGCCATCCTGACATCTGCAAAGGCGCAGATGGTAAGTATTACATCGCAGGAAATACAGGAGACGATGCCAAAAGCATTAATATCTGGATTTCGGATGATTTGATTACCTGGAAAAAACATTCCGATTATACGCCCGATTTAAAAAGTACACCGGATTATTCAAACGCTTTACAGCGAATTGGTGCTCCAAAATTATATTACGACAAAGATTCGCAAAAGTTTATCATGACCTGGCACACGCCACATTTGGAAGGAACAAAAGAAGATGGCGAGCGTTATTGGGCAAGTCAGCGCACTTTGTATGTTTTGTCTAAAGATTTGAAAACTTTCGAGGGAACGCCAAAACGTTTATTCGATTGGGATATGGGAACTATTGATGTTTTTATTCGTAAAGTCGGCGATTCCTACTACGCCGTGATTAAAGACGAAACGTATCCAACTTTGTATTGGACAACCGGAAAAACGATCCGAATTGCCAAATCAAAAAATCTTTTAGGCCCTTATTCTTTGCCCCAGCAATCTATCAGTCCAAACTTTAGAGAAGCGCCAATGCTGATTCCTTCTCCAGATGATAAAATATGGTATATGTATTACGAACAATACCCAGGAGTTTCATATGGATTATCTATCACTGATAACCTAAACGGACCTTGGTTTCAAGCCTCGGGCTACACTTTTTTCTCGGATTGGGATAAATACAGTCTCCCAGAAAAAGTACGCCACGGCTGCATGATTACAATCTCTAAAAAAGAATACGACAGTTTGGTCAAGAAATTCGGGAAGAAGAATTAA